One stretch of Pseudomonas fragi DNA includes these proteins:
- a CDS encoding FMN-dependent NADH-azoreductase codes for MSNVLIIESSARQQGSFSRQLTQQFVSQWQAAHPADQVTLRDLALNPVPHLDANLLGGWMKPEAQRNADEQSSLQRSNELTDELLAADVLMLAAPMYNFAIPSTLKAWLDHVLRAGVTFKYTETGPQGLLTGKKAYVLTARGGLYAGSTSDHQEPYLRQVLAFVGIHDVTFIHAEGMNLGGDFQEKGLNQAKASLSAIA; via the coding sequence ATGTCCAATGTTCTGATTATTGAAAGCAGTGCCCGCCAGCAGGGCTCGTTTTCCCGGCAGTTGACGCAACAGTTCGTCAGCCAGTGGCAGGCTGCCCACCCGGCAGATCAGGTGACCTTGCGCGACCTTGCCCTGAACCCGGTACCGCACCTCGATGCCAACCTGCTGGGTGGCTGGATGAAGCCCGAAGCACAGCGCAATGCTGACGAACAGTCTTCCCTGCAACGCTCCAATGAGCTGACCGACGAGTTGCTGGCCGCCGATGTATTGATGCTGGCGGCACCGATGTACAACTTTGCCATACCGAGCACCCTCAAAGCCTGGCTGGACCATGTGTTGCGGGCCGGAGTGACCTTCAAATACACCGAAACCGGACCGCAAGGGCTTTTGACCGGCAAGAAAGCTTATGTTCTTACGGCGCGCGGCGGGCTATATGCGGGTAGCACCTCGGATCATCAGGAACCCTATCTGCGTCAGGTCCTGGCGTTTGTCGGCATTCACGATGTGACCTTTATCCATGCCGAAGGCATGAACCTGGGTGGCGATTTCCAGGAGAAGGGCCTGAATCAGGCCAAGGCCAGCCTGTCTGCCATCGCATAG
- a CDS encoding LysR family transcriptional regulator: MKAPRVTLDQWRTLQAVVDHGGFAQAAEVLHRSQSSVSYTVARMQDQLGVPLLRIDGRKAVLTEAGGVLLRRSRQLVKQASQLEDLAHHMEQGWEAEVRLVVDAAYPNARLVRALTAFMPQSRGCRVRLREEVLSGVEEVLLEGVADLAISSFNIPGYLGTELSTVEFVAVAHPDHPLHRLQRELHFQDLESQLQVVIRDSGRQQPRDVGWLGSEQRWTVGSLATAAAFVSSGLGFAWLPRHMIERELKEGVLKPLPLNQGGNRHPVFFLYANKDKPLGPATQILVELLQTFDTAPLDAPFAAPQQA, from the coding sequence GTGAAAGCGCCCCGCGTGACCCTGGATCAATGGCGCACCTTGCAGGCGGTGGTCGACCACGGCGGCTTCGCGCAAGCCGCTGAAGTCCTGCACCGTTCGCAATCATCAGTCAGCTACACCGTGGCCCGCATGCAGGATCAGCTCGGCGTGCCGCTGCTGCGCATTGACGGCCGCAAGGCGGTGTTGACCGAGGCCGGCGGCGTGCTGCTGCGCCGCTCGCGGCAACTGGTCAAGCAGGCCAGCCAGCTCGAAGACCTCGCCCATCACATGGAACAAGGCTGGGAAGCCGAGGTGCGCCTGGTGGTCGACGCTGCCTACCCCAACGCCCGGCTGGTGCGTGCCCTGACCGCCTTTATGCCGCAAAGCCGCGGCTGTCGCGTGCGTCTGCGTGAAGAGGTGTTGTCCGGCGTCGAGGAAGTGCTGCTTGAAGGCGTGGCTGACCTGGCCATCAGCAGTTTCAATATTCCCGGCTATCTGGGCACCGAATTGAGCACCGTGGAATTTGTCGCGGTGGCCCACCCCGACCACCCGCTGCACCGCCTGCAACGCGAGTTGCACTTCCAGGACCTGGAAAGCCAGCTACAAGTGGTGATTCGTGACTCCGGCCGCCAGCAGCCAAGGGACGTGGGCTGGCTCGGCTCGGAACAGCGCTGGACCGTCGGCAGCCTGGCCACGGCGGCAGCGTTTGTGAGCAGCGGGCTGGGCTTTGCCTGGCTGCCGCGGCACATGATCGAGCGCGAACTCAAGGAAGGCGTGCTCAAGCCGTTGCCGCTCAATCAGGGCGGCAACCGTCACCCGGTGTTTTTCCTCTACGCCAACAAGGACAAACCCCTGGGCCCGGCCACACAAATTCTTGTCGAACTGTTGCAAACTTTCGACACAGCGCCACTGGACGCGCCTTTCGCGGCTCCGCAACAGGCGTGA
- a CDS encoding peptidylprolyl isomerase A — MLKKIALAAGALLLATHLMAADASKAPHVMLDTSFGKIEIELDPVKAPISSDNFLKYVDSGFYNNTIFHRVIPGFMVQGGGFTSQMVQKQTRDPIKNEASNGLHNVRGTLSMARTSNPNSATSQFFINVADNAFLDPGRDAGYAVFAKVVNGMDVVDQIVNSQTTTKQGMQNVPIDPVLIKSAKRID; from the coding sequence ATGCTTAAAAAAATTGCTCTTGCCGCTGGCGCACTGCTGCTTGCCACCCACCTGATGGCGGCTGACGCCAGTAAAGCGCCACATGTCATGCTGGACACCAGCTTCGGCAAGATCGAAATCGAACTGGACCCGGTCAAGGCGCCGATCAGCAGCGACAATTTCCTTAAATATGTCGACAGCGGCTTTTACAACAACACCATTTTCCACCGTGTCATCCCGGGGTTTATGGTGCAAGGCGGCGGTTTTACCTCGCAGATGGTGCAAAAGCAGACCCGCGACCCGATCAAGAACGAAGCCAGCAACGGCCTGCACAACGTGCGCGGCACCCTGTCGATGGCCCGCACTTCCAACCCCAATTCGGCCACCAGCCAGTTCTTTATCAACGTCGCCGACAATGCCTTCCTGGACCCGGGCCGTGACGCGGGCTATGCCGTATTCGCCAAGGTAGTCAATGGCATGGACGTGGTCGACCAGATCGTCAACTCGCAGACCACCACCAAACAGGGCATGCAGAATGTGCCAATCGACCCGGTATTGATCAAGTCGGCCAAACGCATCGACTGA
- a CDS encoding ABC transporter ATP-binding protein, protein MLYRRFEQLIDIFREAPTAAPPSTVWAFYLYYLRQVWPMFAALLVVGLIAALIEVSLFSYLSTLIDLTQGTPNTDFFRVHSSELIWMAVVALIIRPVFFGLHDLLVHQTLSPSMTSLIRWQNHSYVLKQSLNFFQNDFAGRIAQRIMQTGNSLRDSAVQAVDALWHVLIYAISSLVLFAEADWRLMIPLLTWIVCYIGALYYFVPRVKERSVVSSDARSKLMGRIVDGYTNITTLKLFAHTQFEQQYAREAIIEQTEKTQLAGRVVTSMDVVITTMNGLLIVSTSALALWLWSQSLISVGAIALATGLVIRIVNMSGWIMWVVNGIFENIGMVQDGLETIAQPVAVIDREHAPRLSVNRGEVRFEHVDFHYGKRSGIISDLNLLIKPGEKIGLIGPSGAGKSTLVNLLLRLYDLQGGRILIDDQNIAEVTQESLREQIGMITQDTSLLHRSIRDNLLYGKPDATDEELWEAVRKARADEFIPLLSDAQGRSGFDAHVGERGVKLSGGQRQRIAIARVLLKNAPILIMDEATSALDSEVEAAIQESLETLMQGKTVIAIAHRLSTIARMDRLVVLENGHIAETGTHSELLARGGLYARLWQHQTGGFVGID, encoded by the coding sequence ATGCTTTATCGCCGTTTCGAACAGTTGATCGATATTTTCCGCGAGGCTCCCACCGCGGCCCCGCCCAGCACTGTCTGGGCGTTTTACCTCTACTACCTGCGCCAGGTCTGGCCGATGTTCGCCGCCTTGCTGGTGGTCGGGCTGATCGCGGCCCTGATCGAAGTCTCACTGTTCAGCTACCTGAGCACGCTGATCGATCTGACCCAGGGCACGCCCAATACCGACTTCTTCAGGGTTCACAGCAGCGAGCTGATCTGGATGGCCGTGGTCGCGCTGATCATCCGCCCGGTATTCTTTGGCCTGCACGACCTTTTGGTACACCAGACCCTGAGCCCGAGCATGACCAGCCTGATCCGCTGGCAGAACCACAGCTATGTGCTCAAGCAAAGCCTCAACTTTTTCCAGAACGACTTCGCCGGGCGCATCGCCCAGCGCATCATGCAAACTGGCAACTCACTGCGTGACTCAGCGGTGCAGGCGGTCGATGCCCTGTGGCATGTCCTGATCTATGCCATCAGTTCGCTGGTGCTGTTTGCCGAGGCCGACTGGCGCCTGATGATCCCGTTGCTGACATGGATCGTCTGCTATATCGGGGCGCTGTACTATTTTGTCCCCCGGGTCAAAGAGCGCTCGGTGGTATCTTCCGACGCCCGCTCCAAGCTGATGGGCCGTATCGTCGACGGCTACACCAACATCACCACCCTCAAGCTGTTTGCCCACACCCAGTTCGAACAGCAGTACGCTCGTGAAGCGATTATCGAGCAGACCGAAAAAACCCAGCTGGCCGGCCGCGTGGTCACCAGCATGGACGTGGTCATCACCACCATGAACGGCTTGCTGATTGTCAGCACCAGCGCCCTGGCGCTGTGGCTGTGGAGCCAGTCACTGATCAGCGTCGGTGCCATTGCCCTGGCCACCGGCCTGGTGATCCGCATCGTCAACATGTCCGGCTGGATCATGTGGGTGGTCAACGGCATTTTTGAAAATATCGGCATGGTCCAGGACGGCCTGGAAACCATCGCCCAGCCTGTCGCCGTGATTGACCGCGAACATGCACCACGCCTGAGCGTAAACCGTGGCGAGGTACGTTTTGAACACGTCGACTTCCACTACGGCAAACGCAGCGGGATCATCAGCGACCTCAACCTGCTGATCAAGCCCGGCGAAAAAATCGGCCTGATCGGCCCTTCAGGTGCCGGCAAGTCGACCCTGGTCAATCTATTGCTGCGTTTGTACGACCTGCAAGGTGGGAGGATTCTGATCGACGACCAGAACATCGCCGAAGTGACGCAGGAAAGCCTGCGCGAACAGATCGGCATGATCACCCAGGACACTTCGCTGTTGCATCGCTCCATCCGCGACAACTTGCTTTATGGCAAGCCCGACGCCACCGACGAAGAGCTTTGGGAAGCCGTGCGCAAGGCCCGGGCCGATGAGTTTATCCCGCTGCTGTCCGATGCCCAGGGCCGTAGCGGTTTCGATGCTCATGTGGGCGAGCGCGGGGTCAAGCTGTCCGGCGGCCAGCGCCAGCGCATCGCCATTGCCCGGGTGCTGCTCAAGAACGCTCCGATCCTGATCATGGACGAAGCCACTTCGGCACTGGACTCCGAAGTCGAGGCTGCCATCCAGGAAAGCCTCGAAACCCTGATGCAAGGCAAGACCGTGATCGCCATCGCCCACCGCCTCTCGACCATTGCCCGCATGGATCGCCTGGTTGTGCTCGAAAACGGCCATATTGCAGAAACCGGCACCCACAGCGAACTGCTCGCCCGGGGCGGTTTATATGCACGTTTGTGGCAGCACCAGACGGGTGGTTTTGTCGGTATCGACTGA
- the aqpZ gene encoding aquaporin Z: protein MNLFKRSVTELLGTFWLVLGGCGSAVLAAAFPDVGIGLLGVALAFGLTVVTMAFAIGHISGCHLNPAVSFGLWVGGRFPAKELPAYIIAQVLGGVIAAGLLYLIASGKPGFDLAASGLAANGYGEHSPGGYSMVSGLICEITMTAMFILIIMGATDKRVSAGHAPLAIGLALTLIHLISIPVTNTSVNPARSTGPALIVGGWAIQQLWMFWLAPMVGAAIGAVVYRWLGKEDS, encoded by the coding sequence ATGAACTTGTTCAAACGCTCCGTTACTGAGTTGCTAGGCACCTTCTGGCTGGTGCTTGGCGGTTGTGGCAGTGCTGTGCTCGCAGCAGCGTTTCCTGATGTCGGTATCGGCCTGCTGGGGGTAGCGCTGGCATTTGGCCTTACCGTAGTGACAATGGCATTCGCCATCGGCCATATCAGCGGCTGTCATCTCAACCCTGCCGTCTCCTTCGGCTTATGGGTCGGAGGGCGATTTCCTGCAAAAGAACTGCCTGCGTATATCATTGCCCAGGTCCTGGGCGGCGTGATTGCCGCCGGGCTGCTGTACCTGATTGCCAGCGGCAAACCCGGCTTTGACCTGGCCGCCAGCGGCCTGGCCGCCAACGGCTATGGCGAACACTCACCTGGCGGGTACTCGATGGTCTCGGGGCTGATATGTGAAATCACCATGACGGCCATGTTTATCCTGATCATCATGGGCGCCACTGACAAACGGGTGTCTGCGGGGCATGCCCCTCTGGCGATCGGCCTGGCGCTGACGCTGATCCACCTGATCTCGATCCCGGTGACCAACACCTCGGTCAATCCGGCGCGCAGCACAGGCCCGGCGCTGATCGTGGGTGGCTGGGCAATTCAGCAGTTGTGGATGTTCTGGTTGGCGCCGATGGTGGGCGCGGCCATTGGTGCAGTGGTCTATCGCTGGCTGGGCAAAGAAGACAGCTGA
- a CDS encoding GNAT family N-acetyltransferase, with the protein MPLQRLDSLSAIPAHEWDALVPVAQPFLRHAFLSALEDSASLGPHSGWQPEHLLHYENGQLQAALPSYRKWHSYGEYVFDHEWAQACERAGIEYYPKLLTAVPFSPVSGPRLLAARAEDGLELLAALPGYLQIEGLSSAHINFTDPLADTALAQQPGWMQRLGCQFHWQNREYRDFQDFLDALSSRKRKQMRKEREQVAGQGFEFEWLEGQQVSEAQWDFVYACYANTYAVRRQTPYLTREFFSLLAERMPESIRVVLAKQGATPVAMAFSLIGGDSVYGRYWGCLGEFDRLHFETCFYQGMDYAIAHGIRRFDAGAQGEHKLIRGFEPVITNSWHYLRHQGLKAAVSDFLQRERAGVLAYAEEARSALPYRQA; encoded by the coding sequence ATGCCGCTGCAACGACTCGACAGCCTGTCCGCTATCCCTGCCCATGAATGGGATGCGCTGGTGCCGGTGGCCCAGCCTTTTTTGCGGCATGCCTTTCTCAGTGCCCTGGAAGACAGTGCCAGCCTTGGCCCGCATTCCGGCTGGCAGCCCGAGCATTTGCTGCATTACGAAAATGGACAGCTGCAGGCAGCACTGCCCAGTTATCGCAAATGGCATTCCTACGGCGAGTACGTGTTCGATCATGAGTGGGCGCAGGCCTGCGAGCGTGCTGGCATCGAGTACTACCCCAAGCTGCTCACGGCAGTACCATTCAGCCCGGTCAGCGGCCCGCGGTTGTTGGCCGCCCGTGCCGAGGACGGGCTCGAGCTGCTGGCAGCCTTGCCCGGTTATCTGCAGATCGAAGGGCTGTCCAGCGCGCATATCAATTTCACCGACCCGCTGGCCGATACGGCGCTGGCGCAACAACCCGGCTGGATGCAACGGCTTGGCTGCCAGTTTCACTGGCAGAACCGCGAGTACCGGGATTTTCAGGACTTCCTCGACGCCTTGAGTTCACGCAAGCGCAAACAGATGCGCAAGGAGCGCGAGCAAGTGGCGGGGCAGGGGTTTGAGTTTGAATGGCTGGAAGGCCAGCAAGTCAGCGAGGCACAATGGGATTTTGTCTACGCCTGCTATGCCAATACTTACGCTGTGCGTCGGCAAACGCCGTATCTGACGCGGGAATTTTTCAGCCTGCTGGCCGAGCGCATGCCGGAATCAATTCGCGTCGTGCTGGCCAAACAAGGGGCGACCCCGGTTGCGATGGCCTTCAGCCTGATTGGCGGTGACAGTGTCTATGGGCGCTACTGGGGATGCCTTGGTGAGTTTGACCGCCTGCATTTCGAGACGTGTTTCTACCAGGGCATGGATTACGCCATCGCCCATGGTATCCGGCGTTTTGATGCCGGGGCCCAAGGCGAGCACAAGTTGATCCGCGGTTTTGAGCCGGTGATCACCAATTCATGGCATTACCTGCGCCATCAGGGCCTGAAGGCGGCGGTAAGCGACTTTTTGCAGCGCGAGCGAGCAGGGGTGCTGGCCTATGCCGAAGAGGCGAGGTCGGCGCTGCCTTATCGGCAGGCCTGA
- a CDS encoding putative porin, with the protein MRLVSTRVAAGLCGGLVLAMSVPASAAVDAKLLEMLKANGSISPAQYSELQTELASENQAKQEAAADQVKKSDLSAFEQKVAWAAKTELKGDVRVRHENIKIDGESDGKNKDRQRIRARLGAYTEINPQVNTGIRIATGGGDDARSTNQDLDNYFDKKQLWLDQAFIDYHPTAVKDLHLIAGKMPQPWVSMGDVIWDSDINPEGLATTYKHNLGNSGVEMFGSAGYYTLKDNVDGEGVQFRHDLRLYAGQLGAKFAPTDSLKVTLGGSVYSYDNDKDSSCPTTGTKTTPCALAVNGNSTDEFRLYEGFGQVDIANLPLPLSLYGQYVHNAATDSDQDDAWLVGFKSKLNAFSLDYNYRDIQRNAVVGAFTDSDFANGTTGSRGHKFKVGYEIDKNFGVGVTYFLTKADYVTSTQKDAKANTLQLDLEAKF; encoded by the coding sequence ATGCGTCTTGTATCTACACGGGTTGCTGCGGGACTGTGTGGTGGCCTGGTATTGGCCATGAGCGTTCCGGCCAGCGCTGCGGTCGATGCCAAACTGCTCGAAATGCTTAAAGCCAACGGTTCCATATCGCCGGCGCAATACTCCGAGCTGCAAACCGAACTCGCCAGTGAGAATCAAGCCAAGCAAGAAGCTGCCGCCGATCAGGTGAAAAAATCCGATCTCAGTGCCTTCGAACAGAAAGTCGCCTGGGCCGCCAAAACCGAACTCAAGGGCGATGTCCGGGTTCGTCACGAAAACATCAAGATCGATGGCGAGTCCGATGGCAAGAACAAGGACCGCCAACGTATTCGTGCCCGTCTGGGCGCCTACACCGAAATCAACCCGCAGGTGAACACCGGTATCCGTATCGCTACGGGCGGCGGCGATGATGCGCGCTCCACCAACCAGGATCTGGACAACTACTTCGACAAGAAGCAGCTGTGGCTGGATCAGGCCTTTATTGACTACCACCCGACAGCGGTAAAGGACCTGCACCTGATCGCTGGCAAGATGCCGCAGCCATGGGTCAGCATGGGTGATGTTATCTGGGATAGCGATATCAACCCCGAAGGTCTGGCGACCACCTACAAGCACAATCTGGGTAACAGCGGCGTCGAGATGTTCGGTAGCGCCGGTTACTACACACTCAAGGACAACGTAGACGGCGAAGGCGTGCAATTTCGCCACGACCTGCGCCTGTATGCCGGTCAGTTGGGAGCAAAATTCGCACCTACCGACAGCCTGAAAGTCACTTTGGGCGGTAGTGTCTACAGCTACGATAACGACAAGGACAGCTCCTGCCCTACCACCGGCACGAAGACCACCCCTTGTGCTCTGGCAGTCAACGGCAACAGCACCGACGAGTTCCGTCTGTACGAAGGCTTCGGTCAGGTCGATATCGCCAACCTGCCACTACCCCTGTCGCTGTACGGCCAATACGTGCACAACGCCGCCACGGATAGCGATCAGGACGATGCCTGGCTGGTGGGTTTCAAATCCAAGCTCAACGCCTTCAGCCTGGACTACAACTACCGCGATATTCAGCGTAACGCAGTGGTTGGCGCTTTCACCGACTCTGACTTCGCCAACGGCACTACCGGTTCTCGCGGTCACAAGTTCAAAGTGGGTTACGAAATCGACAAGAACTTCGGTGTCGGCGTGACGTACTTCCTGACCAAGGCGGACTACGTAACGTCCACCCAGAAAGATGCCAAGGCCAACACCTTGCAGCTGGACCTGGAAGCCAAGTTCTAA
- a CDS encoding anti-sigma factor family protein, producing the protein MLSCKQQVARSSDFLDGQLSFRQRLLVRHHLLFCPNCRRFIRQMRLLSATLKKLPQALPEDLEQTVERMMREHSR; encoded by the coding sequence ATGTTGAGCTGCAAGCAGCAAGTGGCGCGTTCAAGCGATTTTCTGGATGGTCAGCTGAGTTTTCGTCAGCGCTTGTTGGTGCGCCATCATTTGCTATTTTGTCCGAACTGCCGGCGGTTTATCAGGCAAATGCGTTTGCTGAGCGCCACGTTGAAAAAGCTGCCGCAAGCGCTGCCGGAAGATCTGGAGCAAACGGTTGAGCGGATGATGCGCGAGCATTCGCGCTAA
- a CDS encoding RNA polymerase sigma factor — MATADDGDLLKRLLSGEQQAFRELVIAYQSAMRAVAYAIVGSRHADEVVQDAWLSVVRNLAGFEGRSSLKTWLLTITANAAKNRYKQNRREVLLDDLPSPHGTIGDDRFSSDGHWLLAPLAWHQDSPEALLTEDELRECLERTLISLPQLQSSVLVLRERQGLELEEICNLLELSLSNVRVLIHRARLKVFATVEHFEVTGEC, encoded by the coding sequence ATGGCAACTGCTGACGACGGTGATCTGCTCAAGCGTCTGCTGAGCGGCGAGCAACAGGCCTTTCGCGAACTGGTCATTGCCTATCAAAGTGCCATGCGAGCCGTGGCTTATGCGATCGTCGGCAGTCGCCATGCCGACGAAGTGGTGCAGGACGCATGGCTGTCTGTGGTGCGCAATCTGGCCGGGTTTGAGGGCCGTTCGAGCCTGAAAACCTGGCTGCTGACCATCACGGCCAACGCGGCCAAGAATCGCTACAAGCAAAATCGCCGGGAAGTGCTGCTCGACGATTTGCCTTCGCCCCACGGCACCATTGGCGATGATCGTTTCTCCAGCGATGGCCACTGGTTGCTGGCGCCCCTTGCCTGGCATCAGGACAGCCCCGAAGCCTTGCTCACCGAAGACGAATTGCGCGAATGCCTCGAACGAACGCTCATCAGCCTGCCGCAATTGCAGAGCAGCGTGCTGGTGTTGCGCGAGCGTCAGGGGCTGGAGCTTGAAGAGATTTGTAATCTTCTTGAACTGTCGCTCTCTAATGTCCGGGTGTTGATACATCGCGCCCGACTTAAAGTCTTCGCGACAGTGGAGCATTTCGAGGTGACCGGCGAATGTTGA
- a CDS encoding beta-ketoacyl-ACP synthase III, whose amino-acid sequence MHNVVISGTGLYTPANSISNEELVQSFNTYVQQFNADNAAAIEAGDIQPLAESSAAFIEKASGIQSRFVMDKDGILDPQRMRPHLPERSNDEMSVLCEMAVGAAKQALERAGKTAADIDGVIVACSNLQRPYPAIAIEVQHALGIQGFGFDMNVACSSATFGIQTASNSVQLGQARAVLLISPEVCTGHLNFRDRDSHFIFGDAATAVVVERADLATSEHQFDIVSTKLLTTYSNNIRNNFGFLNRASDEPADSPDKLFVQEGRKVFRDVCPMVAELIGQHLQENQVDVADVKRFWLHQANLSMNHLIVRKLLGREASVEEAPVILDTYANTSSAGSVIAFHKYQDDLPSGALAVLSSFGAGYSIGSVILRKR is encoded by the coding sequence GTGCATAACGTCGTCATCAGCGGCACCGGCCTGTACACCCCGGCCAACAGCATCTCCAACGAAGAGCTGGTGCAGTCTTTCAATACCTATGTGCAACAATTCAATGCCGACAACGCGGCGGCTATCGAGGCCGGTGACATCCAGCCCCTGGCCGAGTCGAGCGCGGCCTTTATCGAAAAGGCATCGGGCATCCAAAGCCGCTTTGTGATGGACAAGGACGGCATCCTTGACCCGCAACGCATGCGTCCGCATTTGCCTGAACGTAGCAACGACGAAATGTCGGTGCTTTGCGAAATGGCCGTCGGTGCTGCCAAACAGGCGCTGGAACGTGCAGGCAAGACCGCCGCCGATATCGACGGCGTGATCGTGGCCTGCTCCAACCTGCAACGCCCGTACCCGGCCATTGCCATCGAAGTGCAACACGCGCTGGGTATCCAGGGTTTTGGTTTTGACATGAACGTGGCCTGTTCCTCGGCGACGTTTGGTATTCAGACCGCCAGCAACAGCGTCCAGTTGGGCCAGGCCCGTGCGGTGCTGCTGATCAGCCCTGAAGTGTGCACCGGCCACCTGAATTTCCGTGACCGTGACAGCCACTTTATCTTCGGTGATGCCGCGACAGCGGTAGTGGTCGAGCGTGCTGATCTGGCAACGTCCGAGCACCAGTTCGATATCGTCAGCACCAAGCTGCTGACAACCTACTCGAACAATATCCGCAACAACTTCGGCTTCCTCAACCGTGCTTCGGATGAGCCTGCTGACAGCCCGGACAAACTGTTCGTACAAGAAGGCCGCAAGGTGTTCCGTGACGTGTGCCCGATGGTGGCCGAGCTGATCGGTCAGCATCTGCAGGAAAACCAGGTGGACGTGGCGGATGTGAAACGTTTCTGGCTGCACCAGGCCAACCTGAGCATGAACCACCTGATCGTGCGCAAGCTGTTGGGTCGCGAAGCCTCGGTGGAAGAAGCGCCGGTGATTCTCGACACCTACGCCAACACCAGCTCGGCCGGTTCGGTGATTGCCTTCCACAAGTACCAGGACGACTTGCCGAGCGGTGCGCTGGCCGTGCTCAGCTCGTTCGGTGCGGGTTATTCGATTGGCAGCGTGATCCTGCGTAAACGCTAA